Part of the Mya arenaria isolate MELC-2E11 chromosome 8, ASM2691426v1 genome, TTACGtaaatatcatacatttcaaagtttaaacattacgCTATTACGTAAATATCATACCTGGAAAGTGCTGTTAATCCGTTTCGAAATGGGAAAAAATAGAAGTCGGCAGCCACTACTGGTTTCATTGTTTCTAATTTAGCTCCACTTGTCTCCAAGACGACGATGTATTCATGCGCATGGGAAGGCTACATGCTACTTGGAATTATCGAGTGATAAATTGCGGTTCTTGATTAATAGCAAAATTAAAGtgatcttttatttttatagttgTAATTATAAGTATTGATTATTAGTTTGGTGTTTATGCAAATTAGGCGTAATATTTCCGACACTTCATTGAAacgcagaaaaataatattaaattcttAAACAGTAGCATGCTTTTATGTTGATGTTAAATAAAAGTTGCATTCCTTGTTGTACCGAAATTGATTTACTTTAATTATTATGACTTGTATATTATCGAGTTTGGGCAAGTGAAGCTGGTGCattaaacaaatgcattatttattctGCTGTGTATTACTGATGTGAACAAATAGCTTCGTAGGAATAAACCATCTGtctaaaacataaatgtaaaaaacaagggagaaataaatacagattatcTTCGGAAGCATAAAGGATGATAGAAGATCATGTTTGGTATGCAGTCATCTTATAAAGGAGCGTAAAGTATAAAGTGTATCTCTGTTCGGAGATGAAATTAATCTACAATGTGTTGATTAAGTCTGAAGCATGGATCCGTTTTATGCTTTTAACCTTAAGCATTACATTTTAAAGTGGCCCAATAAATAATTCATAGACACTTTCGCATGTAGCAAAACTCTACTATAAAGTTGTTTAATATCACAAGGATCTAAAACAAAATTGCTAAAACGAATAAGacaacaaagaaaaaaccaATATGCTAAGCAGGtctctgtttttaaaatttgaagcaacaacataattataatattggCAATAAAAGTGGAATAACTACTGGGCATAAAACATGCTCATTTGTAAACTAGTCACCATGAATTCAGCATAATTTTAAGATTGTAATACCCTTATATACAAACGTCTCAGAGAGTGATGTTCCTTTTATATCTAATGGAACTGAGTATTCAAAGTGTTCAATGTTATATGCACAAGTGTTATGCTCATAATTGTAACAAACATTGTGAAGCCGTTTTAGGATAAAgttgtaaattaatttgtttgaagGTCATAGGCAATTCGTTGTGTCCAGTGAGTAAAGTATACTCGTTTATCGGTAAGTTATTATAGGGGcctcaaacatttatttcaaagacGCGTAAATACGGTTAATGCAAGAGACTATCCCTCCGTCATGTAATATATTGTAACAACCTATATATAACTAAAATATACACTTACTTATCCATCCAATTCATGAACTCCTTCGAGTCACCGAATTTTCCCTTAGCTctttacacaaatatttctTCCATCGCATAAGTAACGTTTGAATGTAGTAAATGTTATGATAAGAAACActccaaaacaaaaacacaaacaaatacaaataaaacagtagtagaaacaaaacaacaacaataaatacaaaaacataaaagaagAGAAATGGTGGCGATACGAATATCTGGACAAACAGATTGCTTCTCTTAACACCCCGATTCAAGCGGTTTGCagtcaacaaaataataatttagaataGAGAGTTTTTTAAAATACAGCCAATGTAGTTTGGATAACTTCTTCTGATCATAAACTCTATAACCGATTGATCTAggacattgattttgtttactAGGTAAAGGTTAGTGGAACAAAAGGTTACCTTGATTGTTTTTAAGGTCACAAGGTCATCAAATGAACATTGcttgaattatatatatatatatatatttatcaatgcaGACTAAAACATGCATCGGACAATGTGGTACTCAACTGACgtgcatttaacattttgagaCCTACTGATTCTGATACTATGTTCTGGTACCTAGTAACCCAATGCAATATCGATatcattttaaactgttttgatTGCTTACATAACCGATACTTTGACCATGCAACTTCAGTGTTTCCACTTAAACGTGTTTAACTTTGATGGATATTTTCGAATTCAATGCAACCTGTGTGGTGGTCTCACCAATTTGTTTGgtcaatattatgtttttagtGAAGTACCACACTCCATGTGCCCCTCCTTTAAGACAAAATGGTCCATATGGAATAAGGGAAATATCATGACGGATTATCATTTTCCGATTTTCTCTTTTATACCAAAGCGCTCAAGATATCCGACTTCATAAAATTAATtgagatttaatattttttgttcaaaagaaTTTTTAAAATTCCTCACACTTTTCATAACATAGATGCGAGGAAACACCAAATAGGAGGTCAACAGCAGCAATCAGAcgatcaacaacaacaagtagGCGGTCGCCAACACCAAGAAGAAGGTCGAAATCTACATATAGGAAGCCAACAGCAACGAATGACAAGTCAACAAAAGCAAATTGGCATTGAACAACATGACATGAAAGTTGAACACCAACAAATAGGAAGTCGACAACTAGGATGTCGACAACGCCAAACAGGGAGTCAACTGCAACAATCAGACGATCAGCAACAACAAGTAGGAGGTCGACAACCCGAAAAAGGAGTTCAAGATCAACATAAAGGAGGTGACCAACAACAAATTGGTGACGAACAAATACAAATTGGAGGTCACCAACAACATACAGGATACAAACAGCAAATAATAGAAGAATAAAATCAAGAACTCGAAAGTCAAATACGACAATAGGATACGATATGAGGTCAACATCAACAAATGGAATGCCAACAAGGATAAATAGGAAGTCAAAATCATCCAACAGGAGCTCAACAAAAGCATGTAGGAGCTCAACAACACCAAGTAGGAGTTCAAGGGCAAATAGAACGTCTGCATTCAGCAGCAAACGAATGGGGCCTCGCATCATGTTCCTTATGTTTTGTTAGTCTTCTCCTCAGCTGTATATTTAGGCAGAAAGGATAGAACAACAATTATTCGCTCCTTTTGGCATCAGGGTTAGTTATGATGATAATTTCTGTAGTTGTCGCACAGAAACGCAAGAAGGTAATCAAAGAACTAAAAACGCAGAGAGGAAGTTCGCTTATAACAAACAGAGACAAAGTAATGAAAGCTGTAATCTTGTGTATGTTCTGGTTTCCAATGTTTGTCTGCTGCGCGTATCCCGTGTTAGACATTGATGCCATTCGGATAAAAAACAGTTCCAAGCATGCGTGCGACAAAATGAATGATTGTCTTATAAAACTAATGTCAGAGGCAACTAGATATACTGACCTAAAAGAAAATATTCGAAGCGCTATAAGCGCGATTACACTCAGCGAAGAAAGTGGCAATGCTTTGGCGGATAATTCGAAGCAgattttaatgtgttttctatttgaatattttggaaTAGAGCAACCAACAATCGACCAAATTCGAGGAGGTAATGTTTTAATATCTGATCCGAAACTTCCTATAAGATATGGAGGCGTGAACGGAGAGGACCTATTGCGCAAGTCAGAAAGCAGAAGGCTAACCGAGGAGCTTGCAGGAAAAATACAAGCTGAACTACGTGACGTTTGCAAATACATGAAAGATGTTTTGCAATTTGAAACAGGTTCAAACTTCTTTCgatttcaaaaaaacaatttgaatcAGTGATTTCGCACTTTAAGGAGTTCgaagatatataatataaaacagaaGTTTGTGTCAAAGAGCTGGTCTCCGTTTCACACAACGGCAGCCCCACTTATTGCAAGGATTTAGTAATGGTTCTAGAAAAAACGAAGCCtgttttacaacaaataaactACGAAAGGATCAACGAAAATTTTGATGCACTGAAAAAAAGCAACCAACAGTTGAAACGtttaattaatatcatataCGACGGCAGCTCCTGCAGACAACTTGGTGAAGCATTCGAACATATAAGAAGGTACATGACTGATTTCATTCTTGTATTGAGAAGGTACGCAGTGACGCATTTGGAGGCTGGTTTAATTTTCGTTCAAAGTACATATCAACAGCAACTCCAGTTCTACAAGATGCGTCGGCACTTTTGAAAAACCTCGCtaataaaataacagaaattACGAAATAGGAAAGAGTCTCACTTGAATGCTCTGAAAAAGCTATGAATAGTATTGAAAGTTCAAAAGAAGCGATGCATTCTCGCtaataaaataacagaaattACGAAATAGGAAAGAGTCTCACTTGAATGCTCTGAAAAAGCTATGAATAGTATTGAAAGTTCAAAAGAAGCGATGCATTCTCGCtaataaaataacagaaattACGAAATAGGAAAGAGTCTCACTTGAATGCTCTGAAAAAGCTATGAATAGTATTGAAAGTTCAAAAGAAGCGATGCATTCCTTGTCGATATTACAAACAAAGACAGCCATAACAGTCGCTAAAATGGTGACAGGGCTTGGAATGGTTGGTGAGGTTAATGACGCTGGTGACGTGCCGCATCAAGGGATTTTATACGTGCTTTTGCACAATAACACATTTATGCAATTCTTGAACCTTTTTGCGCTTCAATGGAGGTTTTGTCCGTCTGGAATATTTTACGTCATTGGGATTGCAAGGATGTCAATAAATTGTGTCTATATTATATTGTGTGAAACAACACTTCTCGAacgtttcatattacagtattgGAAGAAAGAAATATCTTACTTTCTATAGTTTTTATCTAAGtattatttagtatatatttgtgcatttttggTTTTATGTACCATGTTACTATTTTGTTAATGAAAGTGTAACTTTTGCAATCTTTTAAGCCTAAAAAGcgtttttgtcaaataaattttggctaatttttacaaattcttttttactaaaaaaacatattcttggAAATGGATACAAAATTTCATGGGCGTACCATGCACCCCAAGTGCACGTTATTGTCATCGGATACCTAAATCGAATGTTTTAGCTTTTTGTTTGTCCCTGAACTCTCAGGGTACGGTTACTTTATCAACAACgtcatatgtatttaaaaagaatatatttaacagtTTGTTATGATTGACTTAAggagaacacaaaaaaaatcaaagagaGCAACCGGAATCGTATGAGAGAAACATTATGCCACTTTTCAAATAGTTGGGATGCTTAAGTTCGATAAAAGCTAAATGTATCACAGTTCAGTTAGAGTATATAAAGTCTTATATAAAGTCTTAAGCAAGCAAGCGCCACCATACATTCCAAAACTTTTTATTCTAGCCACCGTGTATGAATATACTCTCTACGATCTTCAACTCGAGGTGGCATATGTTTTTGTTCGAAAATCCCCAATACAGTGAATACTGAATACACtgactattttttttcaaattgtacaCCAGTTCACATAACACGTGCTTGTTCTTTAAACAGTTCTATTTTTTCGCCAAAAAAACATCTTTAACATTGGTTATTAAATCCGCCTGATTGTCTTAAATATGCATGAAATTCGTTTATTTGTTTTCACCTAACCGAGAGCAAAGTACATTAGTACTACGACATGAATTCCATCGATGGACTACACAAAAACTAGTATCATTTGCATACCATCGTATTCTCCctattgtctttgaagacaaCGGTCTGGTATGGTATAACTTTGCTTTGATTCACTGTTCTGTGTAAATAAACAGAGAAACAGCATAGACATGAGACAAGGGAATATCATACACgtacaaacatacatttgaaatttgaataaattcTAAAAgtaaaattctttattttcgaatttttgtacaaacaataaaacttttcaaatatatcaaacatgaaaacaacaacactgtaaATGTTCATTGAGTCGCGATTGAATGCATATGGATACGTATGttatagtttttttgttttcaaatgtcagaattatatgtaaaaaataggCCCTCTTCCTAATATATTGATTGCATTTCATGATTAAAAAACTGCGTGACAGAGAAGGATGTTGATCGATTCGAAGCCTATTGTTGCAAAGGTTACCCGAATAACGCAACTCGTTGCATTGATGTTCAATCAAGGATTACATAATATTCTTCGTTGCTTGACACAGGCCAGACAAGTGTAATTGATGGCATGCGATTAATTAAATGCAAGTCGTCTAGTGCTAACAACACTATATGTACCCAAAAGGCATTATTATACGAGAAATAATGCCTTGGATGAATCCAAATTGCAAGCAAACAGATCCATCTTTCTATAAATGGCGATCGAAGATGTCTGCCTTCAGTTCATGAgactttgaaattattatattatgattttacttgatatttttttcttcatgctTTCCAATTTTATGTTGGTACCAATGAGTCGTTTATATTTGagtttctttttattgattAATGTTAGGTCAAGGTTGAGGTTATGCGCTTATAAACGGGTTTTTGTTACTGATGTTTTATCAGCAGCATAAAAGGTGCCTATTAACGCACATTAAAGCACTTCATGttttagatttgtttttttttaaaacccaATTATTATTTCCTCGCAATAGAACGTACCTGCTCCCCTATATACGTGAATACTAAGACTCGGTTCCCTATCGTGTTGCATAATTTGATCCCATTGAAATTGTAAGTGCTTCAATCTCTAAATTTGGAAAGAAACACCGAAGGCTTTGggtttgtttaaacatgtaaccttttactgtttgtttttttgcgtAAGTTCACTAATTTGTGGCGTTCAGAATGTTTGGAAACTATTCCTTTTTATGCTTATAATATGTTTTGGAAGGGACACTTCCAACCATATAAATCTTGAGACTAAACGAATGAGAGGCCTCCATAAATGTTACAGCTCAAAACATAATCTCCTCCCCCATCTCCTGTTTTGACATTCTGCAGACAGAAACTAttgatgaaagaaaaaaaacactttatcaCCCACTGTTTTTCATAAGTGAATGCTCGGAAAATATGTTTCTATTatccattcatttttttaattgataataaCACTTCCTGATATTGTCATGTCTACAATGAATACAGATcgtatattattgtaaacatgttttgctTCATAGTGTATGGCTTACGTAATATCCTTACAGTATCCGCATGCCAAAGATTCGTTCAGGACATGGTTTTGGTGATAGTAATCGTAACTGATTCATTTGTTTCTTTGGAGACCATCCTTTTTTGATATAcctaaatatttcatattaagATTTCACATTCATAGTATCTGTTGTAGGGACTATGTGAACGGATTAAAACAGTTGATCAAAATAatacagttgaaccccgttggctcgaactcataGGGACCAgagaaaatacctcgagcctcggaaagttcgagccaaacgggaatgcttaccttcagtacaAAGAAATCGATCCTTTACATTCTGTTCGAGCAAACGAttaattcgagccaagcgattttGAGCCAACGGGGTGCGACTgtatttaagaatataaatattataaatttcttttataattatgtgaCCATGATTTTTTCTGATAATCGAAAAGCAGTATGGGCTTGACAAAACCAGTAAGACTACAATAGCAATACTTGACACTTGGCTAATTGTGGCTCTTGTTTGTTactgatgtttgtttttcaatacaaaatagtaaagtaaaacacattataatacaataccagtctttattaaag contains:
- the LOC128244080 gene encoding involucrin-like; the encoded protein is MDCGELDAESVCEAQSKHGGNLTDARKHQIGGQQQQSDDQQQQVGGRQHQEEGRNLHIGSQQQRMTSQQKQIGIEQHDMKVEHQQIGSRQLGCRQRQTGSQLQQSDDQQQQVGGRQPEKGVQDQHKGGDQQQIGDEQIQIGGHQQHTGYKQQIIEE